From the Lathyrus oleraceus cultivar Zhongwan6 chromosome 4, CAAS_Psat_ZW6_1.0, whole genome shotgun sequence genome, one window contains:
- the LOC127074026 gene encoding uncharacterized protein LOC127074026 isoform X2, with the protein MKKVTAIASIFLFSILRLQQFLHVSSSPLLYENQVHNESSGERNFEQEQEDAPEVRCSRDRSRAAWKVIDQYLTPFVEKENYQLSKKCRLLPENDMFRDQEEHKIYLDRNEWRCGYCKKSFREEKFIDQHFDKRHYNLLDLTHGKCLADLCGALHCDAAMNSKSSRSKCNPEAAARNRHLCESLADSCFPISEGPSASRLHELFLHQFCEAHSCSGKHKPFSRGGKDQGSFFRLAVGALVLVLLPVFYLFLYLIQSDMKGRTQELRRISKSGWKAKSA; encoded by the exons ATGAAGAAAGTCACAGCAATTGCGTCCATTTTCCTCTTCTCAATACTTCGTCTTCAACAATTCCTACACGTTTCTTCATCGCCTCTCTTATACGAAAACCAG GTTCACAACGAATCTTCTGGTGAAAG AAATTTTGAACAGGAGCAGGAGGATGCTCCTGAAGTGCGCTGCTCCAGAGATAGAAGTAGGGCTGCGTGGAAAGTTATAGACCAG TATTTAACACCGTTTGTGGAGAAAGAAAACTATCAGCTTTCGAAAAAGTGCAGACTTCTCCCTGAGAATGATATGTTTAGGGATCAAGAAGAGCATAAAATTTACTTAGACAGAAATGAATGGCGGTGTGGATATTGCAAGAAAAGCTTCCGCGAAGAAAAGTTTATTGATCAGCATTTTGATAAGAGGCACTACAATCTTCTGGATCTA ACTCATGGAAAATGCTTGGCTGATTTATGTGGGGCATTACACTGTGATGCTGCGATGAATTCCAAGTCCTCTAGAAGCAAGTGTAATCCAGAAGCTGCTGCAAGAAATCGTCACCTATGTGAG AGTCTTGCTGACAGTTGTTTTCCTATAAGCGAGGGTCCATCAGCAAGCCGCCTTCATG AGTTGTTTCTGCACCAGTTTTGTGAAGCTCACTCCTGCTCGGGGAAACATAAACCCTTCTCTAGAGGAGGCAAG GATCAAGGAAGTTTCTTTCGCCTGGCTGTTGGAGCATTGGTCTTGGTGCTACTTCCTGTGTTCTATCTCTTTCTGTATTTGATACAAAG TGATATGAAGGGTCGGACTCAAGAGCTTCGTCGCATCTCTAAATCCGGATGGAAAGCAAAGTCAGCATGA
- the LOC127074026 gene encoding uncharacterized protein LOC127074026 isoform X1, with amino-acid sequence MKKVTAIASIFLFSILRLQQFLHVSSSPLLYENQVHNESSGESRNFEQEQEDAPEVRCSRDRSRAAWKVIDQYLTPFVEKENYQLSKKCRLLPENDMFRDQEEHKIYLDRNEWRCGYCKKSFREEKFIDQHFDKRHYNLLDLTHGKCLADLCGALHCDAAMNSKSSRSKCNPEAAARNRHLCESLADSCFPISEGPSASRLHELFLHQFCEAHSCSGKHKPFSRGGKDQGSFFRLAVGALVLVLLPVFYLFLYLIQSDMKGRTQELRRISKSGWKAKSA; translated from the exons ATGAAGAAAGTCACAGCAATTGCGTCCATTTTCCTCTTCTCAATACTTCGTCTTCAACAATTCCTACACGTTTCTTCATCGCCTCTCTTATACGAAAACCAG GTTCACAACGAATCTTCTGGTGAAAG TAGAAATTTTGAACAGGAGCAGGAGGATGCTCCTGAAGTGCGCTGCTCCAGAGATAGAAGTAGGGCTGCGTGGAAAGTTATAGACCAG TATTTAACACCGTTTGTGGAGAAAGAAAACTATCAGCTTTCGAAAAAGTGCAGACTTCTCCCTGAGAATGATATGTTTAGGGATCAAGAAGAGCATAAAATTTACTTAGACAGAAATGAATGGCGGTGTGGATATTGCAAGAAAAGCTTCCGCGAAGAAAAGTTTATTGATCAGCATTTTGATAAGAGGCACTACAATCTTCTGGATCTA ACTCATGGAAAATGCTTGGCTGATTTATGTGGGGCATTACACTGTGATGCTGCGATGAATTCCAAGTCCTCTAGAAGCAAGTGTAATCCAGAAGCTGCTGCAAGAAATCGTCACCTATGTGAG AGTCTTGCTGACAGTTGTTTTCCTATAAGCGAGGGTCCATCAGCAAGCCGCCTTCATG AGTTGTTTCTGCACCAGTTTTGTGAAGCTCACTCCTGCTCGGGGAAACATAAACCCTTCTCTAGAGGAGGCAAG GATCAAGGAAGTTTCTTTCGCCTGGCTGTTGGAGCATTGGTCTTGGTGCTACTTCCTGTGTTCTATCTCTTTCTGTATTTGATACAAAG TGATATGAAGGGTCGGACTCAAGAGCTTCGTCGCATCTCTAAATCCGGATGGAAAGCAAAGTCAGCATGA